One Micavibrio aeruginosavorus ARL-13 genomic window carries:
- a CDS encoding TraM recognition domain-containing protein, with product MALDTRKYGKKHTDLLRDTRPWLVRVAEWMRKPSNSTAIFTMAAGGIYFSPGFAAAGDLVMIMALLYFWWLKKSDRAIAFKLPMGSKYPDANNKGPGRSGKGEGILYLGNMEKTNEEVWFTNSDARTHILYLGTTGSGKTEGLKSMVTNALSWGSGFVYVDGKADTDLWSSLSSLVRRFGRDDDLLVLNYMTGNSDSRAPSNTMNPFSSGSASYLTNMLVSLMPEAEGDNAMWKERAVSLVGSLMPALTWKRAHQEMPLSVSTIREYLNLNNVIRLSRDQALPDKLRSSIRGYLDTLPGYVDAAFDDTGREKPAGPDQPMIDTTTARQQHGYLAMQFTRSLQSLGDDYGYIFDSQAADVEMVDVVLNRRILVVLIPALEKSSDETANLGKIVAATLKGMMGSTLGSTVEGESATVIENKPTHSSTPFMVVFDEVGYYTAQGMAVMAAQARSLGFCLIYSAQDLPALEKRVKEEARSITANCNIKIFGKLEDPTQTKEFFEKTVGSELVMEASGFQLSGDRSVGSYYDNKQAGLQIRSKASYDGLKAFKEGQAVISFGTGVIDTAIFYSNPGHAKAMRVTRFMALPPTDETLLTNAPSITKLRDLMVHKTWTALKADVQTKTPKEITAMNTTYEAALPVLGAGVTAGMAAVASIAVMNGDASVSGSASAGPAERIQAEATAQITNQPAATMPPLTATRPADPVAQQPGFNPMQQILKKSKGDENPAPMAAPAETPVAAPVTAPASQATPITPEQPAAQAGGSPMGFFAKAPGSTPATEQVAPQAPAAPAQQTQSAVERPLSWDELVDAAGDGSALPGAQNPQQAAQNQSALDAETQDILKKAGEAARKNLIKGKDDGEAAE from the coding sequence ATGGCCCTCGACACACGAAAGTACGGCAAGAAACATACCGACCTCCTGCGCGACACCCGCCCTTGGCTGGTGCGCGTTGCGGAATGGATGCGCAAGCCATCCAACTCGACCGCCATTTTCACCATGGCCGCGGGTGGTATTTATTTCTCACCGGGCTTCGCGGCAGCGGGCGACCTCGTCATGATTATGGCGCTGTTGTATTTCTGGTGGCTGAAAAAATCGGACCGCGCCATCGCGTTCAAATTGCCGATGGGTTCAAAATATCCGGATGCAAATAACAAAGGCCCGGGCCGCAGCGGCAAGGGCGAAGGCATTCTGTATCTGGGCAACATGGAAAAAACCAACGAAGAAGTATGGTTTACCAACAGCGACGCCCGCACGCACATCCTGTATCTGGGCACCACCGGTTCCGGTAAAACCGAAGGCCTGAAATCCATGGTGACGAACGCGTTGTCATGGGGATCGGGTTTCGTTTACGTCGACGGTAAGGCCGATACGGATTTATGGTCGTCCCTCTCTTCGCTTGTGCGCCGTTTTGGCCGTGATGACGATTTGCTGGTTCTGAACTACATGACCGGTAACTCGGACAGCCGTGCGCCGTCCAACACCATGAACCCGTTCAGCTCCGGTTCCGCATCGTACCTGACCAACATGCTGGTCAGCCTGATGCCGGAAGCCGAAGGCGACAACGCCATGTGGAAAGAACGGGCGGTTTCGTTGGTCGGCTCACTCATGCCGGCACTGACATGGAAACGCGCGCACCAGGAAATGCCGCTGTCGGTCAGCACCATTCGTGAATATCTGAACCTGAACAACGTTATCCGTTTGTCTCGCGATCAGGCTTTGCCGGACAAATTGCGCTCCTCCATTCGCGGTTATCTGGACACGTTGCCGGGTTATGTGGATGCCGCGTTTGATGATACGGGCCGCGAAAAACCGGCGGGCCCGGATCAGCCGATGATCGACACAACAACCGCACGCCAGCAGCACGGCTATCTGGCGATGCAGTTTACGCGTTCGCTGCAATCGCTGGGCGATGATTACGGGTACATCTTCGACTCGCAAGCCGCCGACGTTGAAATGGTCGACGTGGTTTTGAACCGTCGTATTCTGGTCGTTCTGATTCCGGCGTTGGAAAAATCATCGGACGAAACCGCCAACCTCGGTAAAATCGTTGCCGCAACATTGAAGGGCATGATGGGCTCGACGCTGGGCTCCACCGTTGAAGGTGAATCCGCCACCGTCATTGAAAACAAACCCACGCACTCATCAACCCCGTTCATGGTGGTGTTTGACGAGGTGGGTTACTACACCGCGCAAGGTATGGCCGTTATGGCGGCGCAGGCTCGTTCGCTCGGCTTCTGCCTGATTTATTCGGCACAGGATTTGCCCGCGCTGGAAAAACGCGTGAAGGAAGAAGCGCGTTCTATCACCGCGAACTGTAACATTAAAATCTTCGGCAAGCTGGAAGACCCGACCCAGACGAAAGAATTCTTTGAAAAAACCGTGGGCTCGGAACTGGTCATGGAAGCCTCCGGTTTCCAGCTGTCCGGTGACCGCAGTGTCGGCTCATACTACGACAACAAACAAGCGGGCCTGCAGATCCGTTCCAAAGCCAGCTATGACGGCTTGAAAGCATTTAAAGAAGGCCAGGCGGTTATTTCGTTTGGTACGGGCGTTATTGATACGGCGATTTTCTATTCCAACCCCGGCCACGCCAAGGCGATGCGCGTCACACGTTTCATGGCGCTGCCGCCAACGGATGAAACATTGCTGACCAACGCGCCATCCATCACCAAATTGCGCGATTTGATGGTTCATAAAACCTGGACCGCCTTGAAAGCCGACGTGCAGACAAAAACGCCGAAGGAAATCACGGCGATGAACACAACATACGAAGCCGCCCTGCCCGTACTGGGCGCGGGCGTTACGGCGGGCATGGCGGCCGTAGCCTCAATCGCCGTGATGAATGGTGACGCCAGCGTCAGCGGATCGGCCAGCGCCGGCCCGGCGGAGCGCATTCAGGCCGAAGCCACCGCCCAGATCACCAACCAACCCGCCGCGACCATGCCGCCACTGACCGCGACACGACCGGCGGATCCCGTCGCACAACAGCCGGGCTTTAACCCGATGCAGCAGATTTTGAAAAAATCGAAGGGTGATGAAAACCCGGCCCCCATGGCCGCCCCCGCCGAGACTCCTGTTGCCGCTCCTGTTACAGCACCGGCAAGTCAGGCCACGCCGATCACCCCGGAACAACCCGCTGCCCAAGCCGGTGGCAGCCCGATGGGATTCTTTGCCAAAGCACCGGGCAGCACCCCGGCAACCGAGCAAGTCGCGCCGCAAGCCCCGGCAGCTCCCGCACAGCAAACCCAAAGCGCTGTCGAGCGCCCGCTCAGCTGGGACGAATTGGTCGACGCCGCCGGCGATGGCTCCGCCCTTCCCGGCGCGCAAAATCCGCAACAGGCCGCACAAAATCAAAGCGCGCTGGATGCGGAAACGCAGGACATCCTGAAAAAAGCAGGCGAAGCCGCACGCAAAAACCTGATTAAAGGCAAGGACGATGGTGAAGCGGCTGAATAA